Proteins from a genomic interval of Pseudodesulfovibrio nedwellii:
- a CDS encoding YkgJ family cysteine cluster protein, giving the protein MQKSNTNETGCRRCGDCCRNGGPALHKADLPLIQDGTIALSEIVALRPGEWVYDQPKQKVAPLDAEMLKLKGRDGTWTCIHFSPEGNTCGIYGARPIECEVLFCKDIEPLRAMYTIDRLTRVDLMPEGHPLLELMAEHDKRCAPAEMEQLGKAAREGDHEAGKSLKEMVVFDMELRHLVPEKTGMASEMNDFFFGRPLRILLAGMNIKTYEAGGTIRFGFNG; this is encoded by the coding sequence TTGCAAAAATCAAACACAAACGAAACAGGCTGCCGACGGTGCGGTGACTGCTGTAGAAATGGCGGCCCGGCACTTCATAAGGCCGATCTCCCGTTGATCCAGGACGGAACCATCGCCCTGTCCGAAATAGTCGCACTCAGGCCAGGCGAGTGGGTATACGATCAACCCAAGCAAAAAGTGGCTCCCCTTGATGCCGAGATGCTCAAGCTCAAGGGACGCGACGGCACGTGGACCTGCATTCATTTCAGCCCGGAAGGCAATACCTGTGGCATCTATGGGGCGCGCCCCATCGAATGTGAGGTACTCTTCTGCAAGGACATCGAACCACTCCGAGCCATGTATACCATAGACAGATTGACCCGCGTAGACCTGATGCCCGAAGGGCACCCCCTGCTGGAGCTCATGGCTGAACATGATAAAAGATGTGCCCCCGCCGAGATGGAACAATTGGGAAAAGCGGCTCGAGAAGGCGACCACGAAGCTGGCAAATCCCTCAAGGAAATGGTTGTCTTCGATATGGAATTACGACATTTGGTCCCGGAAAAAACCGGCATGGCATCGGAAATGAACGACTTCTTCTTTGGCAGACCCCTGCGCATCCTACTCGCAGGCATGAATATAAAGACATACGAAGCGGGCGGAACTATCCGTTTCGGTTTCAACGGTTAG
- the dsrA gene encoding dissimilatory-type sulfite reductase subunit alpha — translation MAKHKTPLLDQLESGPWPSFVSDIKQEAASRAKNEKGLDYQIPVDCPDDLLGVLEMSYTDGETHWKHGGIVGVFGYGGGVIGRYCDQPEMFPGVAHFHTVRVAQPNGKWYSTKLLGDLMDIWELRGSGLTNMHGATGDIVFLGTTTPQLEEIFFELTHNLDIDLGGSGSNLRTPAACMGMSRCEYACYDSQELCYHLTMEYQDELHRPAFPYKFKFKFDACPNGCVAAIARSDLSFIGTWKDDIKVDQEAVAAYVGGEFPPNAGAHAGKDWGAFDIQKEVVDLCPSKCMSYEGGKLAIDNKECVRCMHCINTMPRALKVGDERGCSILCGAKAPILDGPQMGSLLVPFMEVNKDDDYQSIKDLIENVWDWWMEEGKNRERIGETMKRLGMATLVKAAGVPVDARQVQEPRHNPYIFWKAEDVEGGWDRDINDFRKRHQR, via the coding sequence ATGGCGAAACACAAAACTCCTCTGTTGGATCAGCTGGAAAGCGGCCCGTGGCCCAGCTTCGTATCCGACATCAAACAGGAGGCTGCATCTCGAGCCAAGAACGAGAAGGGTCTTGACTACCAGATCCCCGTCGACTGTCCCGATGATTTGCTGGGCGTGCTCGAAATGTCCTACACCGATGGTGAAACTCACTGGAAGCACGGCGGTATCGTCGGCGTTTTCGGTTATGGCGGCGGCGTTATTGGCCGTTACTGTGACCAGCCTGAGATGTTCCCCGGCGTAGCTCACTTCCACACCGTTCGTGTGGCTCAGCCCAACGGTAAATGGTACAGCACCAAGTTGCTGGGCGACTTGATGGACATTTGGGAACTTCGTGGTTCCGGTCTCACCAACATGCATGGCGCCACCGGCGACATCGTGTTCTTGGGTACCACCACTCCGCAGTTGGAAGAAATTTTCTTCGAGCTGACCCACAATCTGGACATCGACCTCGGCGGTTCCGGTTCCAACTTGCGTACCCCTGCTGCTTGTATGGGTATGTCCCGTTGTGAGTATGCATGTTACGATTCTCAGGAACTGTGCTACCACCTGACCATGGAATACCAGGATGAACTTCATCGTCCGGCATTCCCTTACAAGTTCAAGTTCAAGTTCGATGCGTGCCCCAACGGTTGCGTTGCTGCTATCGCTCGTTCTGACCTGTCCTTCATCGGTACTTGGAAAGACGACATCAAGGTCGACCAAGAAGCCGTTGCAGCGTACGTTGGCGGAGAATTCCCCCCGAATGCTGGCGCCCACGCTGGTAAAGACTGGGGCGCATTTGACATCCAGAAAGAAGTTGTCGATCTGTGTCCGTCCAAGTGCATGTCCTACGAAGGTGGCAAGCTGGCCATCGACAACAAGGAATGCGTCCGTTGCATGCATTGCATCAACACCATGCCTCGTGCATTGAAAGTCGGTGACGAACGTGGTTGCTCCATCCTTTGTGGTGCAAAAGCCCCGATCCTCGACGGTCCCCAGATGGGTTCCCTGCTCGTGCCTTTCATGGAAGTCAACAAAGACGATGACTACCAGTCTATCAAAGATCTCATCGAAAACGTTTGGGATTGGTGGATGGAAGAAGGCAAGAACCGTGAGCGCATTGGTGAAACCATGAAACGTCTCGGCATGGCCACATTGGTCAAGGCTGCTGGCGTTCCTGTTGACGCCCGTCAGGTTCAGGAACCTCGCCACAACCCCTACATCTTCTGGAAAGCAGAAGACGTTGAAGGTGGTTGGGATCGCGATATCAACGATTTCCGTAAGCGTCACCAGCGCTAA
- the dsrB gene encoding dissimilatory-type sulfite reductase subunit beta: MAFISSGYNPDKPMEGRISDIGPRHFGEYLPPVIKENFGKWDYHEILESGILLHVAQGGAKTYTVRAATARLMTVTHIREICEIADKFCGGFVRFTTRNNLEFQVETEEAAKELKAFLNDQKFDGGSMKFPVGGTGAGVTNIVHTQGWVHCHTPATDASGTVKATMDVVFDDFTDMKLPAPVRISMACCLNMCGAVHCSDIAILGIHRKPPIIDHEYLDNLCEIPLAVAACPTGAVRPSKVEVDGKTFKTVAIKEERCMFCGNCYTMCPSLPLSDGEGDGIALMVGGKISNRITKPAFSKVVVPFIPNEPPRWPTLTKTIKRILDTYAAEANKYERLGDWANRIGWERFFEKCDLPFTEHLIDDFRDPAYYTWRQTTQFKW; this comes from the coding sequence ATGGCTTTTATTTCTTCCGGGTACAATCCCGACAAACCGATGGAAGGTCGGATCTCCGACATTGGCCCTCGTCACTTCGGCGAGTACCTGCCCCCGGTTATCAAAGAAAACTTTGGTAAATGGGACTACCATGAGATCCTTGAGTCCGGCATCTTGCTGCACGTAGCTCAGGGCGGTGCTAAGACTTACACCGTCCGTGCTGCTACTGCTCGTTTGATGACCGTTACCCATATCCGTGAAATCTGTGAAATCGCTGACAAGTTCTGTGGTGGTTTCGTTCGTTTCACTACTCGTAACAACCTCGAATTCCAGGTTGAGACCGAAGAAGCAGCCAAAGAACTGAAGGCCTTCTTGAACGACCAAAAGTTCGACGGTGGTTCCATGAAGTTCCCGGTCGGCGGAACTGGCGCTGGTGTGACCAATATTGTTCACACTCAGGGTTGGGTCCATTGCCACACCCCGGCAACTGACGCTTCCGGTACCGTTAAGGCTACCATGGACGTCGTCTTTGATGACTTCACTGACATGAAGTTGCCTGCTCCGGTGCGCATCTCCATGGCTTGCTGCCTGAACATGTGCGGCGCTGTTCATTGCTCCGATATCGCGATTCTCGGTATTCACCGTAAACCGCCTATTATCGATCACGAGTACTTGGACAACTTGTGCGAAATTCCTTTGGCCGTTGCAGCCTGCCCCACCGGTGCAGTCCGCCCGTCCAAGGTTGAAGTTGATGGCAAGACCTTCAAGACGGTTGCTATTAAAGAAGAACGCTGCATGTTCTGCGGTAACTGCTACACCATGTGCCCCTCCCTTCCGCTGTCTGACGGCGAAGGTGACGGTATCGCACTGATGGTCGGTGGTAAGATCTCCAACCGTATCACGAAACCCGCCTTCTCCAAGGTCGTGGTTCCGTTCATCCCCAACGAGCCGCCTCGCTGGCCTACGCTGACCAAGACAATCAAGAGAATTCTTGATACTTACGCAGCTGAAGCCAACAAGTACGAGCGTCTGGGTGACTGGGCCAATCGTATCGGTTGGGAACGTTTCTTCGAGAAATGTGACCTGCCCTTCACTGAGCATCTGATCGATGACTTCCGTGATCCGGCATACTACACTTGGCGTCAGACCACTCAGTTCAAGTGGTAG
- a CDS encoding dissimilatory sulfite reductase D family protein, which produces MALDVEAAKAEILAFCESKSKNKSKFYFNDFTKLFPDEKARAVKKILTALIQEEKLVFWSSGSTTMYGMAGAGKQAASEGED; this is translated from the coding sequence ATGGCACTCGACGTTGAAGCCGCAAAAGCTGAAATTCTTGCTTTCTGCGAATCGAAGTCCAAGAACAAGTCCAAGTTCTACTTTAATGACTTCACCAAGCTTTTCCCGGATGAGAAAGCCCGTGCAGTCAAGAAAATTCTGACCGCTTTAATTCAGGAAGAAAAATTGGTGTTCTGGTCCTCCGGGTCCACCACCATGTACGGTATGGCCGGTGCAGGCAAACAGGCCGCTTCCGAGGGCGAAGACTAG
- a CDS encoding cobyrinate a,c-diamide synthase, with product MAQSNISRIVLAGLSGGTGKTIVSLALARAFKRAGKRVAPFKKGPDYIDAQWLSLAAGRPCSNLDPFFHSTEMIRSLFFHKSCGSEISLVEGNRGLFDGMDEHGSCSTAELARMLDAPVILAIDCTKMTRTVAAIVQGCTHFEPGLNLAGVILNRTAGERHRSVLRKSIETHTDIPVLGMLPKISSNPIPERHMGLVSDQEYDVPAQEALDALADMAEDLLDIDTIVDIATNAPDFGSDPGPIYQSESVKKKVRIGYVQDASLWFYYPENLEALEHAGAELVRLSILSDEPWPTIDGLYLGGGFPEVFAERIADNTTILAHINNLSESGMPIYAECGGFMVLCDSLEVNGASHPMAGVFPVGTSFCPRPQGLGYTEAEAVEDNPFFSTGTCVQGHEFHYSLCVSDGSSTLRPALKMLRGQGGGVGYDGFLHKKTLAGYNHIHALAVPDWAIRFVAAASEYRSKS from the coding sequence ATGGCGCAAAGTAACATTTCTCGTATAGTTCTGGCCGGTTTATCCGGCGGCACAGGGAAGACTATTGTCTCTCTGGCTTTGGCTCGTGCTTTTAAAAGAGCCGGAAAACGGGTGGCTCCCTTTAAAAAGGGGCCGGACTACATTGATGCTCAGTGGCTTAGTCTGGCCGCGGGGCGTCCTTGTTCGAATCTTGATCCCTTTTTTCATTCAACAGAAATGATCCGTTCTTTATTCTTTCATAAATCATGCGGCTCTGAAATTAGTTTAGTGGAAGGGAACCGCGGACTCTTTGATGGTATGGACGAGCACGGTTCCTGTTCGACTGCGGAATTGGCACGCATGCTTGATGCGCCTGTTATTCTTGCGATTGATTGTACCAAAATGACGCGTACTGTGGCGGCGATAGTTCAAGGCTGCACACACTTCGAGCCGGGGTTGAACCTTGCTGGCGTGATTCTCAACCGAACTGCCGGAGAACGTCATCGTTCGGTGTTGCGAAAATCCATTGAGACTCATACAGATATTCCAGTCTTGGGGATGTTACCAAAAATTTCTTCCAATCCTATTCCTGAGCGGCACATGGGACTCGTTTCCGATCAGGAATATGACGTCCCTGCGCAGGAGGCTCTTGATGCGCTGGCTGATATGGCCGAAGATCTGCTCGATATTGACACCATAGTTGATATCGCTACAAACGCACCTGATTTCGGCTCGGATCCTGGTCCTATTTATCAAAGTGAATCCGTGAAGAAAAAGGTTCGCATTGGTTACGTCCAAGATGCTTCCCTTTGGTTTTATTACCCGGAGAATCTCGAAGCTTTGGAACATGCAGGTGCAGAATTGGTTCGGTTGAGCATCCTTTCCGACGAACCGTGGCCCACTATTGACGGTTTGTACCTCGGCGGTGGTTTTCCTGAGGTTTTTGCCGAACGTATAGCGGATAACACCACTATTCTTGCTCATATAAACAACCTGTCTGAAAGTGGAATGCCCATTTATGCCGAATGTGGTGGATTCATGGTGCTGTGCGATTCGCTAGAGGTTAATGGTGCTTCCCATCCGATGGCTGGAGTCTTTCCCGTTGGAACGTCTTTTTGCCCCAGGCCGCAAGGCTTGGGCTACACTGAAGCAGAAGCCGTTGAAGATAATCCCTTTTTCTCGACCGGAACATGTGTCCAAGGTCATGAATTTCACTATTCGTTGTGTGTTTCAGACGGGTCTTCAACTTTGCGACCTGCTTTGAAAATGTTGCGGGGGCAGGGGGGAGGCGTTGGGTATGACGGTTTTCTGCATAAAAAAACCCTTGCCGGGTATAATCATATCCATGCCCTTGCAGTGCCTGATTGGGCCATCCGATTTGTTGCCGCAGCCAGCGAATATCGTTCCAAGTCTTAA
- a CDS encoding DegT/DnrJ/EryC1/StrS family aminotransferase: protein MSIPFIDLKSQYKEIETAVKKGIDGVLEHGAYIMGPEIADLEARLSSFSSVRFGVGCASGTDALVMALMALEIGPGDAVFTTPFTFMATAESIALLGATPVFVDVDPVTYNIDPEDLRRKIADVKDNRTDLTPRGVISVDLFGQPADYDLIEPLAHNSGLFLIVDAAQSFGATYKGKPVCSLGDVACTSFFPAKPLGCYGDGGMVFAHNEELYKLLQSIRVHGMGEDKYENVRLGINGRLDAMQAAVLLAKFEIFPGEIVKRQQVADRYEELLSSVPGLTTPAVAEGNTSVWAQYSVLAKNSEHRTELMGKLGAASIPTAIYYPKPLHLQKAFANLGYQEGDFPVCEEIGNRIFALPMHPYLKAEDQATIAETLKG, encoded by the coding sequence ATGAGTATTCCTTTTATCGACTTGAAATCACAGTATAAAGAAATTGAGACCGCCGTAAAGAAAGGTATAGATGGTGTTCTGGAACATGGTGCATATATCATGGGGCCGGAAATCGCTGATTTGGAGGCTCGTTTGTCGAGCTTCAGTTCTGTTCGTTTCGGAGTCGGATGCGCTTCAGGTACCGACGCTTTGGTCATGGCTCTCATGGCTCTGGAAATTGGGCCGGGTGATGCTGTTTTCACAACGCCATTTACATTCATGGCCACTGCAGAGTCCATTGCTCTTCTCGGCGCGACTCCGGTGTTTGTGGATGTCGATCCTGTGACATACAATATTGATCCTGAAGATCTTCGTCGCAAGATTGCTGACGTCAAGGACAATCGTACTGATCTGACTCCTCGCGGAGTTATTTCCGTGGATCTCTTTGGGCAGCCTGCAGACTATGATCTCATCGAACCGTTGGCGCACAACAGCGGCTTGTTTCTTATTGTAGACGCGGCCCAGTCTTTTGGCGCGACTTACAAGGGCAAGCCAGTTTGTTCGTTGGGTGATGTTGCCTGCACTTCCTTCTTCCCGGCCAAGCCGCTTGGTTGCTATGGTGACGGTGGAATGGTGTTTGCGCATAATGAGGAGCTGTATAAGTTGCTTCAATCCATTCGTGTTCATGGCATGGGTGAAGACAAGTATGAAAACGTTCGTTTGGGAATCAATGGCCGTCTTGATGCCATGCAGGCAGCCGTGTTGCTTGCCAAGTTCGAAATTTTCCCCGGCGAAATTGTCAAACGTCAACAGGTTGCAGATCGGTATGAGGAACTTTTGTCCTCTGTGCCTGGTTTGACAACGCCCGCCGTTGCAGAAGGGAATACCTCTGTCTGGGCACAATATTCTGTATTGGCTAAAAATTCAGAGCATCGCACCGAACTTATGGGTAAGCTTGGTGCAGCCTCCATTCCTACAGCTATTTACTATCCGAAACCGCTGCATCTTCAGAAGGCTTTTGCCAATCTGGGATATCAGGAAGGGGATTTCCCTGTCTGCGAGGAAATCGGTAATCGTATCTTTGCTCTGCCCATGCATCCGTATCTCAAGGCAGAAGATCAGGCGACCATAGCCGAGACGCTCAAGGGATAA
- a CDS encoding peptidylprolyl isomerase → MIKMETSMGDIVIELDFEKAPKSAANFQQYVEEGFYDGLIFHRVIGNFMVQGGGMDENMQEKATREPIENEANNGVKNDCYTLAMARTMDPHSASSQFFVNVKDNGFLNFSSETPQGWGYAVFGKVVEGTDIVDEIKGVATGRSGFHDDVPVEPVFINKATVIED, encoded by the coding sequence ATGATTAAAATGGAAACCAGCATGGGTGACATCGTCATCGAGCTTGATTTTGAAAAGGCCCCCAAGTCTGCTGCTAATTTTCAGCAGTACGTTGAAGAAGGCTTTTACGATGGTCTTATTTTTCACCGTGTTATCGGTAACTTTATGGTTCAGGGCGGCGGCATGGATGAAAACATGCAGGAAAAGGCAACCCGTGAGCCTATTGAAAACGAAGCCAACAATGGCGTGAAGAACGACTGTTACACATTAGCCATGGCGCGTACCATGGACCCCCATTCCGCTTCTTCTCAGTTCTTCGTTAACGTCAAGGACAACGGTTTTCTCAACTTCTCTTCCGAGACCCCTCAGGGTTGGGGCTATGCCGTTTTCGGTAAGGTTGTAGAAGGTACTGATATTGTAGACGAGATCAAGGGTGTGGCTACTGGCCGTAGCGGCTTCCACGACGATGTCCCGGTCGAGCCTGTTTTTATCAACAAAGCCACTGTGATCGAAGACTAA
- a CDS encoding ABC transporter ATP-binding protein produces MTTPLIEVENLYVKYGNIEALHGIDFSVGEGEIVTLIGANGAGKSTTLMSIAQLPPPEAPKIFKGDIKFKGKSILGMAPDKIVSDLHLALVPEGRHIFGNLTVEENLKLATYARKDSQADIDRDYKRVYSLFSRLDERKKQRSESLSGGEQQMLAVGRALMSGCKIIMLDEPSMGLAPLLMYDMFRTLKELNKEGMTILLIEQNANLALKFAHRGYVIDTGEIVAQGPCDQLREDPEVKKAYLGG; encoded by the coding sequence ATGACAACTCCACTCATCGAGGTTGAAAACCTCTACGTTAAATACGGTAACATCGAGGCCCTTCACGGCATCGACTTCTCCGTGGGCGAAGGCGAAATCGTTACGCTTATCGGAGCCAACGGCGCAGGCAAATCAACGACACTCATGTCCATCGCACAACTGCCGCCGCCTGAAGCCCCCAAGATCTTCAAGGGCGACATCAAGTTCAAGGGCAAATCCATTCTGGGTATGGCCCCTGACAAGATTGTCAGCGACCTCCATCTTGCTTTGGTCCCGGAAGGCCGTCACATCTTCGGTAATCTGACCGTTGAGGAAAACCTCAAGCTGGCAACCTATGCCCGCAAAGATTCTCAGGCAGATATTGATCGGGACTACAAACGAGTCTACTCACTCTTCTCCCGTCTGGATGAACGCAAAAAACAACGTTCAGAATCCCTGTCCGGTGGAGAACAACAGATGTTGGCCGTGGGCCGCGCTCTTATGTCCGGTTGTAAAATCATCATGCTTGATGAACCGTCCATGGGACTCGCCCCGCTGCTTATGTACGACATGTTCCGCACCCTGAAAGAACTAAACAAAGAAGGCATGACCATTCTGTTGATTGAACAGAATGCCAACCTTGCTCTCAAATTCGCCCACCGAGGCTACGTCATCGACACCGGCGAAATAGTGGCACAAGGGCCTTGCGATCAACTCAGGGAAGATCCTGAGGTCAAAAAAGCCTATCTCGGCGGCTAG
- a CDS encoding ABC transporter ATP-binding protein, whose amino-acid sequence MSLLKIDTMTQRFGGLQAVSEFSVEMKGGELMGLIGPNGAGKTTIFNLISGFYQPTEGSIIFDGNPTAGLKPHQVTSMGIARTFQNIRLWHDMTVLDNIRIAQHYRLGYSVWDSIIRGPKYRAREARILEIAKELLDAMSLTDVAYEFPKNLPYGLQRRVEIARAMSIRPKLLLLDEPAAGLNSADVEDLIKLVRWIHDNFDITIFMIEHQMKVVTSLCQWIKVIDFGATIAEGTPEDIQSNPAVIKAYLGDDNI is encoded by the coding sequence ATGTCACTTCTCAAAATCGACACTATGACCCAGCGTTTCGGAGGCCTTCAGGCCGTATCCGAATTCAGCGTGGAAATGAAAGGCGGCGAACTCATGGGGCTGATCGGCCCCAACGGAGCAGGCAAGACAACCATCTTCAACCTGATCTCTGGTTTCTACCAGCCTACTGAAGGAAGTATTATATTTGACGGCAACCCGACCGCAGGCCTCAAGCCGCATCAGGTTACGTCAATGGGCATTGCCCGAACCTTTCAAAATATTCGACTGTGGCACGATATGACCGTGCTTGATAACATCCGCATAGCCCAGCACTATCGGTTGGGCTATTCGGTCTGGGACTCCATCATCAGAGGCCCTAAATATCGAGCGCGAGAAGCACGCATTCTGGAGATTGCAAAAGAACTGCTGGACGCCATGTCACTGACTGACGTGGCCTACGAGTTCCCCAAGAACCTCCCGTATGGCCTGCAACGCCGTGTTGAGATTGCCCGCGCCATGTCTATCCGGCCCAAGCTCCTGCTGCTGGATGAACCTGCAGCTGGACTGAACTCCGCCGACGTGGAAGACCTCATCAAACTGGTCCGCTGGATTCACGACAACTTCGATATCACTATCTTCATGATTGAACATCAAATGAAGGTCGTGACATCCCTATGTCAATGGATCAAAGTCATTGATTTCGGTGCAACCATCGCCGAAGGCACACCAGAAGACATCCAGAGCAACCCGGCCGTCATCAAGGCCTATCTTGGAGACGACAACATATGA
- a CDS encoding branched-chain amino acid ABC transporter permease has protein sequence MKKYSLNFVMVVSALFLLSLAQFGVISNYIQAVFMYVGINIIMATSLNLVNGNMGEFTCGHAAFMCVGAYVASILSVLFFGKTLGDPLLPPDMAFLAFPIIILLGGAFASVVSILVAVPAFKTRDDYLAIITIAVNYMVISAIENMDFVGGSRGFQGMKSTVWAMKDTLNGPWMLFWVITFMVFTIWVIRRFITSTYGKGVNAICQDETAAEIMSVNTNKIKLVNFMISAGLAGCAGGLFAHVVGYVNPQSFNILKSTEAMVMVYLGGMGSLSGAIISAVVFTFLMEVLRSQSLMDFLLAPATFVFPEWEPSAGVIKWVMIPLLLVLIMQFRPEGIMGNKELSDVFPKLKKFYTFK, from the coding sequence ATGAAAAAATATTCTCTCAACTTCGTCATGGTTGTCAGTGCCCTGTTCCTGCTGTCCCTGGCCCAGTTCGGCGTCATCAGCAACTACATCCAAGCCGTATTCATGTATGTTGGTATCAACATAATCATGGCGACTAGCCTGAACTTGGTAAACGGTAACATGGGTGAATTCACCTGTGGGCACGCAGCCTTCATGTGCGTGGGGGCATACGTCGCATCAATCCTGTCAGTCCTATTTTTCGGCAAGACTCTCGGTGATCCGCTGCTTCCCCCGGATATGGCTTTTCTGGCTTTCCCGATTATCATACTCTTGGGTGGTGCCTTTGCTTCTGTTGTCAGTATTCTGGTGGCAGTCCCGGCATTCAAAACTCGAGACGACTATCTGGCTATCATCACCATCGCCGTAAACTACATGGTCATCTCGGCCATTGAAAACATGGACTTTGTTGGTGGTTCTCGCGGTTTCCAAGGGATGAAAAGCACTGTCTGGGCCATGAAAGACACGTTAAACGGTCCATGGATGCTCTTCTGGGTTATTACCTTCATGGTCTTTACCATCTGGGTCATCCGCCGGTTTATCACATCCACATATGGCAAAGGCGTCAATGCCATTTGCCAAGATGAAACTGCAGCGGAAATCATGTCCGTGAACACCAACAAAATAAAACTGGTCAACTTCATGATCTCGGCGGGTCTGGCCGGATGTGCGGGCGGCCTGTTCGCCCACGTCGTCGGTTACGTCAATCCGCAGTCATTCAACATCCTTAAATCCACCGAGGCCATGGTCATGGTCTACCTCGGCGGCATGGGATCGCTCTCGGGCGCAATCATTTCTGCCGTGGTCTTCACCTTCCTGATGGAAGTGCTCAGATCCCAGTCCCTCATGGACTTCCTGCTGGCTCCTGCAACGTTCGTCTTCCCTGAATGGGAACCGTCAGCCGGTGTCATCAAATGGGTCATGATTCCCTTGCTCCTCGTCCTGATCATGCAGTTCAGGCCCGAAGGCATCATGGGTAACAAGGAGTTATCGGACGTATTCCCGAAACTCAAAAAATTCTACACGTTCAAGTAG
- a CDS encoding branched-chain amino acid ABC transporter permease, translating into MDFIIQNILNALQWGSFYALIALGYTLVYGVLRLINFAHGDIFMVGAYIAFFVAGFLLGPTVGLSPIVTFMLAVPLTMFLTACVGVTLERVAYRPLRRKGAHRLYVVITALMCGLILEYSNLAVLGASRLKFPELIEKSIWHFGGVTITNLKVIVIVAAIAVFIFLNFIVTKTKIGMAMRGISYDKFAIPLMGIPIDAIIVFTFVLGSSFAGLAGLLFAMSYPVLEPFMGMIIGWKAFIAAVVGGIGDIRGAFYGGFLLGFIEVGVVTVFPSTYRDLFAFTILLIILWMKPTGLFGMPQSTKI; encoded by the coding sequence GTGGACTTTATTATTCAAAACATACTCAATGCGCTTCAGTGGGGCAGCTTTTATGCCCTTATCGCATTGGGCTACACCCTCGTGTACGGCGTACTCAGGCTGATCAACTTCGCCCATGGTGATATTTTCATGGTTGGCGCGTATATCGCTTTTTTCGTGGCCGGATTCCTACTCGGTCCCACAGTTGGCCTTTCGCCCATCGTGACATTCATGCTCGCCGTGCCGCTGACCATGTTCCTGACCGCCTGTGTCGGTGTTACGCTTGAACGCGTTGCCTACCGCCCCTTGCGTCGAAAAGGAGCACACCGACTCTATGTGGTCATCACCGCACTCATGTGCGGGTTGATTCTTGAGTACTCCAACCTGGCAGTGCTCGGAGCCAGCCGTCTCAAATTTCCCGAACTGATTGAAAAATCAATCTGGCACTTCGGCGGCGTGACCATCACCAACTTAAAAGTCATCGTCATCGTAGCGGCAATCGCCGTTTTCATTTTCCTAAACTTTATCGTCACCAAAACGAAAATCGGCATGGCCATGCGCGGCATCTCTTACGACAAATTTGCCATTCCACTCATGGGCATTCCCATTGACGCCATTATCGTATTCACCTTTGTTCTTGGGTCCTCTTTTGCAGGTCTGGCCGGACTTTTGTTCGCCATGTCCTATCCGGTCCTTGAACCATTTATGGGTATGATCATCGGTTGGAAAGCATTTATCGCAGCGGTTGTCGGCGGTATCGGAGACATCCGAGGCGCATTCTACGGAGGCTTCCTGCTCGGCTTCATTGAGGTCGGCGTCGTTACCGTGTTCCCATCCACCTACCGCGACCTGTTCGCCTTTACGATCCTGTTGATCATCCTGTGGATGAAACCAACAGGCTTGTTCGGCATGCCGCAATCAACCAAAATTTAG